In Leisingera methylohalidivorans DSM 14336, a single genomic region encodes these proteins:
- a CDS encoding carbohydrate ABC transporter permease: MMAPAVILLLGWMLVPLTMTLYFSFKKFLPLRGGDLGWVGFDNYVRFISSSAFWPSVQATLVIVGGVLLITVVLGVMLAILLNQPMWGRGIVRILVIAPFFVMPTVSALVWKNMFMDPVNGLLAHVWRAFGAEPLVWLTEASTQSIILIVSWQWLPFATLILLTAIQSLDREQLEAAEMDGAPPVKRFAFITLPHLSRAITVVVLIQTIFLLSIFAEIFVTTQGAFGTKTLTYLIFQRVLESQNIGLGSAGGVYAIILANIVAIFLMRIVGKNLDA, from the coding sequence ATGATGGCGCCCGCTGTCATCCTGCTGCTGGGCTGGATGCTGGTGCCGCTGACGATGACGCTTTACTTCTCGTTCAAGAAATTCCTGCCGCTGCGGGGCGGCGACCTGGGCTGGGTTGGTTTCGACAACTATGTCCGTTTCATATCCTCCAGCGCTTTCTGGCCCAGCGTGCAGGCGACATTGGTGATCGTCGGCGGCGTCCTGTTGATCACTGTGGTGCTGGGGGTGATGCTGGCAATCCTGCTCAACCAGCCAATGTGGGGCCGGGGTATTGTCCGCATCCTGGTGATCGCGCCCTTCTTCGTCATGCCCACCGTGTCCGCACTGGTCTGGAAGAACATGTTCATGGACCCTGTGAACGGCTTGCTGGCCCATGTGTGGCGGGCCTTTGGCGCCGAGCCGCTGGTCTGGCTGACCGAAGCCTCGACCCAGTCGATCATCCTGATCGTCAGCTGGCAGTGGCTGCCTTTTGCGACGCTGATCCTGCTGACCGCGATCCAGTCTCTGGACCGCGAACAGCTGGAGGCCGCGGAAATGGACGGCGCACCTCCGGTGAAACGCTTTGCCTTTATCACCCTGCCCCATCTGTCGCGCGCCATCACCGTTGTGGTGCTGATCCAGACCATCTTCCTGCTGTCGATATTTGCGGAAATCTTTGTCACCACCCAGGGCGCCTTTGGCACCAAGACCCTGACCTATCTGATCTTCCAGCGCGTGCTGGAGAGCCAGAACATCGGCCTGGGCTCCGCTGGCGGTGTCTACGCCATCATCCTCGCCAATATCGTTGCCATCTTCCTGATGCGCATCGTCGGCAAGAACCTGGACGCGTAA